CTATTTCGTAATAGCATCCAAAATATACTGAGGCGCTTTTATTGGTCGGTTTGTTTTCATATCTATAAACACTAATGTTGTATGAGCTGTTGTCAAAATATCCCCCATCTCATTAGTAATTTCATACTCAAATTCTATCCTTGCCGTTGGCATGTTTTTTAGTTGAGTTTTTACATTAATTACATCATCATAACCTGCTGATTTTTTATAGTTTATATTCAAAGAAACTACGGGCAGCATCACCCCATTTTTTTCCATACTTTTATAAGAAATCCC
This genomic window from Mariniflexile sp. TRM1-10 contains:
- a CDS encoding acyl-CoA thioesterase, with the protein product MKIDEIQIRVRYGETDQMGVVHHGNYALYLEMGRIEWLRKLGISYKSMEKNGVMLPVVSLNINYKKSAGYDDVINVKTQLKNMPTARIEFEYEITNEMGDILTTAHTTLVFIDMKTNRPIKAPQYILDAITK